From Leptospira fainei serovar Hurstbridge str. BUT 6, the proteins below share one genomic window:
- the leuC gene encoding 3-isopropylmalate dehydratase large subunit produces the protein MKTMFEKIWEDHLVGELDGGSYLIYIDRHLIHEVTSPQAFEGLRLTGRKVRRPNATFATMDHNVSTRIRNIDSADPVSATQMRTLMKNCEENGITLYDINHPDQGIIHVIAPEMGLTHPGMTIVCGDSHTSTHGAFGALAFGIGTSEVEHVLATQTLLQRRAKTMEIRVDGKLSPHVTAKDIILAVIGKIGTGGATGYVIEYRGSAISSLSMEARMTICNMSIEAGARAGLIAPDEITFNYLKDKDFSPKGKEWDLALQRWKRYVTDEGAKFDMSVVLKAEDIAPQVTWGTSPGQVVPVTGVIPDPKTVTDPVEKVSIESALKYMDLHPGQKIQDVTVNKVFIGSCTNSRIEDLRIAASTVKGKKVSSKVQAIVVPGSGRVKRQAEQEGLDKVFVEAGFEWRQPGCSMCLAMNDDVLDPGDRCASTSNRNFEGRQGKGGRTHLVGPAMAAAAAIEGRFVDIRTWN, from the coding sequence ATGAAAACGATGTTTGAAAAAATCTGGGAAGACCACCTCGTCGGCGAATTAGATGGGGGCTCTTACCTTATCTATATCGATCGACATTTAATTCACGAGGTCACCAGCCCTCAAGCATTTGAAGGTCTTAGGTTGACCGGCAGAAAGGTTCGGCGTCCGAATGCGACATTCGCAACTATGGATCATAATGTATCCACACGAATCCGTAATATAGATTCGGCAGATCCGGTTTCTGCGACTCAAATGCGGACCTTGATGAAAAACTGCGAAGAAAACGGAATCACCCTTTACGATATCAATCATCCGGACCAAGGAATCATACACGTAATTGCGCCGGAAATGGGTCTTACGCATCCGGGAATGACCATCGTATGCGGGGATTCACATACATCTACGCATGGCGCATTCGGAGCTCTTGCTTTCGGGATCGGAACCTCTGAAGTGGAACATGTCTTGGCAACGCAAACCCTCTTGCAACGTCGCGCTAAGACGATGGAAATTCGGGTGGATGGAAAGCTTTCTCCCCATGTAACCGCCAAAGATATCATTCTCGCGGTGATCGGAAAAATAGGAACCGGAGGCGCAACCGGATATGTGATCGAATATCGCGGTTCAGCAATTTCGTCGCTCAGCATGGAAGCAAGAATGACGATTTGTAATATGTCAATCGAAGCGGGAGCTCGCGCAGGTCTAATTGCTCCCGATGAAATTACTTTCAATTATCTGAAGGACAAAGACTTCTCACCGAAAGGGAAAGAGTGGGATCTCGCGCTCCAACGTTGGAAGCGCTACGTTACCGATGAAGGCGCAAAATTCGATATGTCCGTAGTCTTAAAGGCGGAAGATATCGCGCCTCAGGTGACTTGGGGAACTTCACCCGGACAAGTCGTTCCTGTTACCGGAGTAATTCCGGATCCGAAAACCGTTACCGATCCTGTGGAAAAAGTAAGCATCGAATCGGCTTTAAAGTATATGGATTTGCATCCCGGACAAAAGATTCAGGACGTCACCGTAAACAAAGTCTTTATCGGTTCATGCACAAATTCTCGGATTGAAGATCTAAGAATTGCTGCAAGCACGGTAAAAGGAAAAAAAGTCTCTTCTAAAGTCCAGGCAATAGTAGTGCCCGGTTCGGGAAGGGTGAAGCGTCAAGCGGAACAAGAAGGCCTGGATAAGGTTTTTGTCGAGGCGGGTTTCGAGTGGAGACAACCAGGCTGTTCGATGTGTCTTGCTATGAATGACGACGTACTCGATCCTGGAGATCGCTGTGCTTCCACCTCGAACCGAAATTTCGAAGGCCGACAAGGGAAGGGAGGGCGGACTCATCTAGTCGGACCTGCAATGGCCGCCGCTGCCGCTATAGAAGGTCGTTTTGTTGATATTCGTACTTGGAATTAG
- the leuD gene encoding 3-isopropylmalate dehydratase small subunit: protein MKAFTNHDGIAVLIDRPNIDTDQIIPKQFLRKIERTGFGIHLFHDWRYLDDAGTKPNPEFTLNQDRYKNASVLITRDNFGCGSSREHAPWALEDFGFRAIIAPSYADIFYNNCFKNGILPVVLKSEEVEEIFQTVEKTPGARVKIDLDKQNVISPSGKVYSFEVDSFRKYCLFNGLDDIGLTLQHEAKIQQFEDRNRNEVPWLYSSKK, encoded by the coding sequence ATGAAGGCATTTACGAACCACGACGGCATCGCCGTTCTTATTGATCGCCCGAATATAGACACGGACCAAATCATTCCCAAGCAGTTTTTGAGAAAAATCGAACGCACCGGATTTGGCATTCATTTATTTCATGATTGGAGATATTTGGACGATGCCGGGACCAAGCCGAACCCCGAATTTACGCTGAATCAGGATCGTTATAAGAATGCTTCTGTTCTTATTACCCGTGATAATTTCGGATGCGGTTCTTCCAGAGAGCATGCGCCCTGGGCGCTTGAAGATTTCGGCTTTCGAGCTATAATAGCGCCTTCGTACGCGGACATTTTTTATAATAACTGTTTTAAGAATGGTATTTTGCCCGTAGTTTTAAAGTCGGAAGAAGTGGAAGAGATCTTTCAAACCGTCGAAAAAACCCCGGGTGCAAGAGTGAAAATCGACCTGGACAAGCAAAATGTCATCAGTCCTTCGGGAAAAGTTTATTCTTTTGAAGTAGACTCATTTAGAAAATATTGTCTCTTTAACGGTTTAGATGATATCGGACTCACTTTGCAGCACGAAGCAAAAATTCAACAGTTCGAAGATCGGAATCGTAACGAGGTTCCATGGTTATATTCGTCAAAGAAATAA